GGTCAATTGAACGAAGCCTTTGAGAACATGCGAAAAAGATTACACGAATCGGTCCAGCTCCGTTTGCAGGACGAGGAAAACCGCAAAGAACTGATCTCAAACATCTCGCATGATTTACGCACGCCGATCACCAACATCAAAGGCTATATCGAGGGAATCCGAGACGGTGTTGCTGATACGCCTGAGAAAATGGACAAGTACGTCAATATTATTTACGCCAAAACGGTGGACTTAGACAAGCTCGTCGATGAGCTTTTCCTCTACTCCAAGCTCGACTTGAAACAGGTTCCCTTTACCTTCGAGTCTTTGAACATCGTACCGTTTCTCGACGATTGTATCGAGGAGCTCCATTACGGTTTGCAAGAGCAGGGCATCGACCTAGAATGGGAAAATCGCACAGACAAGCCGATATGGGTACTCGCTGATGTAGAAAAACTCAAGCGTACCGTGTTGAATATCATCGATAATGCCCAGAAATTCATGGATAAGCCCGAGAAAAAGATCCATGTATCGCTGCAACCAGATGATCGATATGTCACGATCGAGATTCGAGACAACGGAATGGGAATTCCGCCTGATGCAATCCCCCATCTGTTTGAACGCTTTTACCGAGCGGAACAATCACGCAACTCGACCACAGGCGGCAGTGGATTAGGCCTGGCGATCGCTCACGAAATTGTGGAAGGGCACGGCGGGAAGATCTGGGTCAAAAGCGAGCAAGGAGTTGGCACCAGACTGTTCTTCTCGCTGAAACGTACGACAAATCCAGGAGGCTATCACGCACATGACACGAATCCTGATCATTGAAGACGAAACGACGATCGCGCAGCTCGAACGGGACTATTTTGAGCTAAACGGCTTTACGGTCGACCTTTGCCACACGGGCGATGAAGGCTTGCGGCTGGCTCTGAACGGGGAGTACGGACTTCTCATCATTGACTTGCAGCTGCCAGGCATCGATGGCTTCGAGCTGTGCCGCCAGATTCGCCAGGCAAAGGAAGTGCCAATATTAATCGTCTCGGCCAAAAAGGAAGAGCTGGATAAAATTCGTGCCTTTAATCTCGGCGCGGACGATTACATCACCAAGCCATTTAGCCCGAGTGAACTGGTCGCCCGTGCCAAAGCGCATTTGACCCGTTATGAGAGGCTGCTCGGCAAGCAAGGGCAACAGCAAAAAGACGAAATCCACATACGTGGCCTCGTCATGGATAAAGCGTCTCGTAGAGTGTATGTGCGCAACCAGGAAGTCATTTTCACCACCCGGGAATTCAACCTGCTCGAATTTTTGGCGAGTCATCCCAACCGCGTCTTTAGTAAAAACGAGCTGTTCGAACGGATTTGGGGGATGGATTCGAGTGGCGATATCGCAACGGTCACGGTCCATATCCGCAAAGTACGGGAGAAAATCGAGATCGATCCCTCAAATCCACAATACATCGAGACTGTCTGGGGTGCCGGCTACCGTTTTACCGTGTAGGCTTATCGCAGTTTAGCTTTTTTTAATATCTGGTTTCGAAACTTTTAAGATCAGGTTTCTAGGCAGTTTAGGTCTCTCGTCTATCCTGTGAATAAGGCAAGCAATACTAGCCATCCATGATACGAGGAGGACTTTCTGATGAAAAAGATTTCAAATAAAGTAGCGGCCATGGTTCTGACAGCTGCATTGGGCACCGCCTCTCTCCCTTTTGCCACGATGACGGCTCACGCTGCTTCTAGCGCGATTTCTTCCCCTCTTACAGCCCAGGAGATTCAAGGAGCGGTGAGTGAATTGGCTCGCCTCGGTGTCATGCAAGGGTACGCCGACCGCTCCATGGGCGCTCACAATCAAATCAACCGCGCTGAACTGGCGAAAATGGTTGTGAAGACCTTTAACCTGGAAGGCAAAGCACAAACTCCAGCCAAATTGACAGATATTCAACCGAATTCTTGGGCATACAAATACGCCTCCGAGCTAGTCGGACTTGGTATCATGCAAGCGGAGGATGGACAATTCAATCCAACAGGAACAGTCACAGACGCAGAGCTCGTGCAGATCGTGTCCAAAGCTCTAAACCGCGATACGAAATCCGTCAACTACTGGATGGAACGATTCTACTCTGGCAACCAAACGGCATCTCGCGGTGAAGTCGCCTTCTTGCTGAAGACCGCACACAAAGCGATCCCGTCCGAAAAAGCGAAAATCACGAGCGTACAGTCGTTAAATGCCATTACGTTGATCGTCACCTTTGATGCTCCGCTGACAGCAGAAGATGAAGTGTTCGCGAAAGCAAAAGCCGACTTCGTCTTTAATGACGGGCTGACACTGACCAACATGCCACGATTGAAAACAGGCTCGATGGCCACTTATATCGTCCCGACTTCCGTCCAAACAGCAGGTACGACTTACAACCTGACTTATAAGGGCAACAAGGCAGGAACATTCACAGGGAATGCGACCAAGCTGCAAATGAACGAAAGCAGACAGGTAACGAACGATACGTTTGAAGTAGAAGCGCTGAGATCGGATAACGTCACCGATTACGGATACGTCATCTCAGCCTACAGCGCAGGACGTGGTGAAAACGCCTATGTCCTGGATCAAAACAACCGTGCAAACGGCACTACCTATCAAATCATCTCGTCCATGCAAGCACGGCAAGTAACGATTACACCTGCAGGCGGTCAGCCAATCGTAGCGAAATATGTTCCATTCACCCAATCGACAGACGGCAAACAAGAGCCAAAATTCCGTCTGCCAGAGGGACAAGTCCTGACCCCGGGTGTGACGTACACCGTAACTTCTGACTGGGCTACGATCAAGAACCCGACATTTGTAGCAGAAGAAATCGCTCCTGTGGAAATAACGGAAGCGGAAGCACTCTCTGACACTTCGATTGCCATCACATTGGCTGAAGATCCTGGCGATGAGCTGTTCTCCGGGCGCAGTGTGGAGTTGACTGCAGAAAATGGAGAAAAATTGCTCGCCACCTATAAATACTCCAGCCGTAAAGGAGCTGTTGGCATTTTTGACCTCCAGCAAAATGGCTCACTGGCTGAGAGCACGATTTATACCGTTACACCTGTTGGCGAATGGGCTGGGGATTCTCAGGCTGAGTTGACTGTGGAATAATAGGGGCTATGAACCATTGCATTCCAGCAGAAAGGAGAGGGTTTGCCTTGCTGTATATGGGCCTGATTGCTTTCACTCTGGCGCTCACAGGCTGTGAGATGAAAGTAGAAACCATGCTAGGAAACAACGAGCAGCAGCAAGCGACCCAAGCGGAGAACATGGAGATCAAAAAGCTGAACCAGGCGTTGTTGAAAGCAGTGCAACAAGGAGAGCCGAATACTATTTCTCAACTGTTAGCAGATGGAGCTGACATTAATGCAACGGATGATACGGGCAGGACATCTGCTTTGATCGCCGTACACACAAACCAGCTGGACGTCTTCAACCTGCTGATCAAGCATGGCGCCAATATCAACATCCGCGATGAGCGATTAGACAACCCACTGCTTTACGCCAGTGCGGCCGGCTTGCTCGACTTTGTCAAAGCCTCCATCGCGGCTGGTGCTGATACGACGATCACCAATCGTTTTGGCGGAACCGCTCTGATCCCTGCTGCCGATCGCGGGCATGTAGCGATCGTCGAAGAACTCCTGACCCACTCCGATGTCAATGTCGATCATATCAATCGCTTGGGCTGGACTGCTCTGCTCGAAGCCGTCATTCTCGGAGATGGCGGGGAAAAGCACCAGCAGATCGTCAACCTGCTGATCCAGCATGGCGCTGATGTAAATCTCGCCGACCATGACCGAGTGACTCCTCTGCAGCACGCGAAAAATCGCGGCTATCAGGAAATGGTGGACGCATTGACGCAAGCGGGAGCGAAGTAATCACCCTCGGAACAAACATAAGCAAAGGCCCCTCAGCCTTTGCTTTTTGTTTTGCCCTACTGGATGTATGGCTACCGTATGATATTCTTCCCGTAATAAATCTCATCCATCTCATTGTGCAGTCGCTCGGTAATATCCCGCTGCTCCTCAGGCGTGAGCTTATCCTTGGTATAGCCAAACAGGTAATTGTTCAGATCAAATTGCTTCAGCTTACATTTGGTGTGAAAGATATTTTCCTGGTAGACGTTCACGTCAATCATGTCATACAGATCAATGACTTCATCCGGGATGTAATTTTGGATGGAGCTGATGTCATGATCAATGAACAGCTTATTGCCATCGATATCCCGGGTGAATCCGCGGACCCGATAATCGATCGTCATCGTATCCGTCTCAAACGAGTGAATCAAGTAATTGAGTGCTTTTAACGGGGAGATCTCTCCACAGGTAGAGACGTCAATATCGGCTCGAAACGTGCTGATCTCTTCATCGGGATGATACTCCGGATACGTATGAACGGTAATGTGGCTCTTGTCCAGCTGCATGACTACCGAGTCCGGCAAAGGTCCTGGCGATTCCTCATACGATTCCGTCGGGACTTCAACGACTGGCCCCTCTGATACGAGAAAGGTAACACTGGCACCCTGCGGGACGTAATCCTGTTTAGCGATATTCAGGACGTGTGCGCCAATGATATCGGATACGGTTTTCAGGATGCTGGTCAGGCGGTCAGCATTGTATTGTTCGTCTATGTACTCAATGTAGGCTTCCCGTTCTTCCTTCGTTTTCGTATAGCAGATATCGTACATATTAAAGCTCAGAGACTTGGTCAAGTTGTTGAAGCCGTGCAAGGTGACGTGTTTTTCTGTCATCGGTTTCACGCTGTTCATCTCCCTCCCGCTGCACTCTCTTTCATAACTTACCCAATTGATTGCTTTCATCCATCATCTTCACGAAAGAAATAATAAAAAGGTCCCATCCATTTCTGGACAAGACCTCACTGATTAACACTGCCGAACATGGGTGAGAGCCGTCCAAGTCCCCCGCTCTCCTGCCCGTATGGAGGGAGGCTTCATCAAGACATTGCCTTGCAGGACGTAATGGCGGAGATTTAGCAGCGGTTCGTCCTTACTGAACAAGCTGCCTACAAAGGACGCGAACTGAGTATCAAAAGCGATCTGTCTGGTTGCTTCGTTCCATGTTCCCTGCATCGGAATAAACGTGCCGCGAAAATTCACCGCGCCATTTACCCTATTATTCGTGACGCTCTGAATAAACAATGTCCCCAATGATGTAGGTCTGCCTCCAAAGCTGGCCTGAATGTCCCATGTCGTCGGGTACGGCAAGCTCACCCTCGTCATTTGTCCGATTGCCAAGGCTACCCTCTCCTTCATTCATGATGATTACGATCGAACAAAAAGGTACCCTACAGTATATGAACCCATGGGGAGACGTCACGTAGGCAAACGTACATTATTTGGTAATCGACTATGCATTCAAAAAGGACCTATGCCCGATCCACCCGTGTAATCTTGGTTGCGCCCACCAGTCCGACCCATTTTTTAAGCGATCCTCCTAGCTTTTCTCCGATTGCTCCATTCGTTGATGACCATGACGAGCAAGAGAACGATTCCCCACATAAAATCTTTGAAGAAATTTCCTACATGTAAGGCGTTCAAACCGCTCGATAAAAATTGGAGGGTCAAGACCGCCATCACGATCCCCGATACCTTCCCAAATCCACCCTTTGGATCGACCCCGCCCATCACGGCCACCAATATCGCCTGTAGGATGTAAGACGTCCCATAGTCTGCTTTTGCAGAATTGGTCTGGGCGACGATGACCAGACCGGCTATGGCTGCCAGCATACCGCTGATGGCGTATGTCTTTAAAAGTACACGGGTGTTGTTTACGCCCGAGTAGATAGAGGCCGTCGGATTTGCCCCCAGCATTTGCAGCTTCATTCCATAAGATTGCTTGTTCAACAGCACATACGTCCCCAGAATACACAGGCAAAACATGAGCAACGGTACAGGAATGATCCACAAGCTGCCATTTCCTATCGTCGTATACAGCTCTGGGAGCCCGACAATCGCTTGTCCTTTGGTCAGGATAATGGCGAGTCCCATGAAGAGCTGCATCGTTCCCAAGGTCACCAGGATCGGAGGTATTCCAATCCTCGTAACCGCAAAACCATTGAACAGACCGCATATCAGTCCGACCACGAGTGCGGCAATCACACCCAGTAGGATGTACAAAAGACTCTCGCCTGCCGTCGCTTCAGCTGGCAACAATCGCACCATAACCGAAGCGGCTATGATCGAGGTGAGATTGGCGATCCCTACGATGGACAGGTCGATGCCTCCCGAGATCATCGTGAGCATCATGGCTAACGCAAAAATACCAAACACGGGAAACTGAAACGCCATCGATGTAAAGCTATCCAATGATAAAAACGTGCGCGGACTAATACCTGCCATCAAAGCGAAGACGACGACCATGAACAGACACAGCCGGATCGTGCTTGCATCCTGTGGCAAATAGCGCTTCAAGGAAAAAGACGAGCTACCAATTGGCGTAATTGGCTCGGGATTGCTTCCATTTGGGTTTGTCATAACAAGCCTCCTCCAGAAGTGGTTACGTAACGATCGATTTTCGCCTCATGATCGATCTCTTCACCTGATACGCCGCCACGCCCGTTCCGATCAGGATCAAGGCACCGATGACAAACCGCTGCCAATAGGAAGGAATCCCCAACAGTATCAAGCTGTTCTGGATCGTGATGACGAGTAACAATCCCAACAGGGAGCCTAGCACTGTTCCATGCCCGCCCGTGATGCGCGTCCCTCCGAGCACGACCGCGGCAATGATCAACAGCTCTGTACCCAGCAGGTCGACCGGATTGGAATTACGCATCATTGTCGTATGAATCATGCCTGCGACTCCGGCCATGAGTCCGACAAAGCCATAAATAAAAAACTGTATTCGCACCGGAGAAAAGCCGATCCTTTGCGCAGATACGGGATCGCCTCCCAAAGCGTAGATCCCCCTGCCCATCATCGTATACCGCAGCAGCAACGCCACGAGTACAATGACCCCAAACGTGACAAGGACGGCAACAGGCAGTCCCACTGTTATTCCGCTATCATTCGTAAACTTGAAGACTTGTTCCTTGGAAAAGGACAAGAGCGGCTTGGGCAAATCACTGATCTGGCTGCTGCCGACAAACGTCAGGAGAAATCCACTGAACATAGAAGAAGTACCCAGCGTCACGATCAACGCGGGCAAGCGAAATAGAGATATAAAAACGGCATTGATGAGCCCCAGGCACAGACCAATCACCCCCGACAGAAAAAAGGCAACAAACACCGGGCCGTCATAGTGCATGGAATGAAGAATTTTCGTGGCGCAAAACATGCTGAAGGTCGCAATGGCAGGGAACGAAACATCGATCCCTCCTGAAATAATGACCAACATGGCACACATCACAAATATCCCGGGAACGATCCCACTACGGATCAGATCGAACAGATTGGTGGTGGTAAAAAAAGCACTGCTTTGACTGCCGATCACGAGAAACAGCGCCAGGACGACGATCGCCACGTAAAATTCACTGGTCTGCACTACCTTTTTCATATGCTCTCTCCCCCTACCGACTCACTACTATGTGGCTTCTTGCAATCGCGTCCATTCCTCTTGGCTCCATTCCTTACCCGCCATTTCCCCAACCAGACGTCCTTTTTTCATGACCAGTACCCGATTGCAGTTTTGCTTGAGCTCAGGCAAGTCATCGGAGATCATCAGCACTCCCATGCCTTCCTTTGCCAACGCTCGTATCACTTGATGAATGTCTTCTTTGGAGCCAATATCAACCCCAACAGTCGGCCCATTCAAAATGAGCAGGCGTGGATTTGTCGCCAGCCATTTGGCGAGAACGACACGCTGCTGATTGCCACCGGATAGCGTCTTGACCGGCAATGCTGGGGAGTGTGCGACGATCCCCAAGCTCTTGATCCAGTCCTGAACCGTACTTTTCACTTTGGCCAGATCGATCATGTGCCAGTGACTGGACAGCCGGTCGACCACACTGATGACCATGTTGCGCTCAATGGATTGCTCCAAAAAAAGGCCCTCGGTCAGGCGATCCTCCGGCACATACGCAATTCGTTGCTCAATCGCGTCCTGTACGGTGCGAATCTGCTGCTCCTTTCCCTCGATAAAGATTTTGCCACTCGTCGCCGGACGCAAGCCAAAGAGTGACTCTGCCAGCTCCGTGCGACCTGATCCCAGCAAGCCCGTCAATCCCACAATTTCCCCTGCTTTAATCTGCAACGAAATATGTTCAAAGCACCCCTGCAACCCGAGATCCTCCGTTTGCAAGATCGGTACTGTTGTCTCCTCTTTTATCTCGTAATAGCTTTCTTCAATCTGTCTCCCCGTCATGAAAAAAACGAGCTTGTCGCGATCCAGCTGTTGGACCCGTTCGGAAACCACGTTCTTACCATTGCGCAAAATGGTGATTCTCTCGGAAATCTCAAAGACTTCTTCCAGCTTGTGACTGACAAACAAGATGGTCATTCCTTCTTTTTTCAGGCCGCTAATGACAGAGAACAGCGACCTCACTTCTTTTTGCGTCAAGGCTGTCGTCGGCTCATCCATGATGATCAGCTTGGCCTTGTGCATCAGTGCTCGTGAAATGGCAATCAACTGCTTGTCAGCAACAGACAACGTCTCGACCTTTGCATCCAGATCCAGCTGGATATTCACTTTCTCCAGCGCCTGTTTGGCCATCTGCCTCATCCTGCGCCAATTTACCAGCTTCCTGTTTTGCGCCAGCTCCGTATTAAGGGCGATATTTTCTGCTACGGTCAGGTTGGGAAAGATGGAAAAGTCCTGATAAATAACCTGAATCCCTTCGTTAATCGCATCGATTGGCGTTAGTAGCTTGCGTTTCTGACCGTGAATCAGCATTTCGCCATGGTCCGGTGCGTGCACACCGGACATGACTTTGATCAGAGTGGATTTCCCGCAACCATTCTCTCCGGCCAGACAATGGATCTCTCCATAATCGAGTTTGATGCTGACATCCTTCAGCGCTTGAACACCGGCAAATGATTTGCTGATTCCTGACAATTGTATGAGTGACATGATTGCGGTTCACCCTCTCTATACGTGTGTGGGATTAGAAGTTGTAATCGTTCATATTCTCCTTGCCGACACCTACCCAAGCGCTGCCGAACAAGTATTTGCCGTTGACCACCTTGATGCTTTCGTAGCCCTTCACCCCGAGATTCGCGCCTTCTTTGATGTCTGCTTTCTTGCCGTCCAGCACCATGACAGCCAGCTTGTTCATGACATATCCAGCATCAGCGGGATCCCAGAATCCGATCATGCTCATCGCACCGCTCTCCAGATACTGCTTGCTGACGGACGGTACACTCGTACCCACGACGTTCACTTTTCCTTGCAAACCCATTTCCTCAACAGCCAATGCCGCACCAGCTGCGTCGTTACCGGACGCACCCTGGAAGCCTTTCAGGTTGGGGTAGGCTTTGAGTGTTTCACGGAATTTCTCACTCGCTGTCTTCTGATCGTCATTCGTCTCCAGCTTGCGGGCGACTGCCTTCATGTTCGGGTATTTTTCCTGCTGGCGCTTGTACGCTCCTTCTTCCCACTGCATATGCGATTTCGTCGTCAGGCTGCCTACCGTCGTCATGTATTCGCCCTGCTCACCCATCGATTTCGCCAGACTGTCCATCAAGAACGCGCCGTAGTCCAGATTGTCGAACGCCTCGATGTTAAAGTCCGTATTTTCAAAGCCGTCCGCTTCATGCGTAATGACCACAATCCCTTTTTCTTTTGCCTTTTTCAGCACAGGCTCCAACGCTTCGGCAGAGAACGGAACGACCGTGATCGCGTCCACTTTTTGAGCGATCAGGTCCTCGATGATTTGCACCTGCAGCGCCGCATCTGCTTTTTGCGGCCCTTGCATGAACGTTTCGTTGCCTGTTTCCTCACCGAACTTCTTAATTCCCTCGTTCATTCGGTCAAACCACGCGACACCCGTCAATTTGACTACTGTGGCGATCTTGTACTTTTTGCCGCTGGCTTGTTTTCCCGTCTCACCTTGTGGCTGTGTGCCTCCCCCACCGCCACTGCATGCTGTCAGTAAGAGCAGCAATACAGCCAGCATCAGGCTCACGAGCGTCAAACTCCTTTTCTGTCTGTTCATGAACGTCGACCTCCCTTATCTACTGTGTGTAATGAAAATGACATTGTCACATGTCATGCACTACCCCTGTCGAAACGCTTTTACCTTTTCCATAAAAGCTCGGACTCGCACTTGATCTACATGATTTTCGAATTTTCCGTCTAATTTAAAAGTAGTACCGACCACTGCTCCATCCGCGATGGATAGCTGCTGCTCCAGATTTTGCATGCGGACTCCGGTATTTGCTAATACGACCGTTTCGGGTACCGCTTCCTTTACCCGCTTCAGGATTTGCGAATCTGTCTCTGTCCCTGCCGTCAAACCCGATACGCACAAAGCATCCGGTCGATTATTAAACACAGTGGATTTCGCGACATTCTCAATATCCCGATCCGCCAAGTACTTCGCCGCTTCCGGTACGATATTAAAGAGCAGCTTTACATTCTCCGCACCGATCCGATATTGATGCCGCACCGTTTCGCCGACATTGGTGTTCCAGATCCCAAAGTCACTCGCGTAGACACCGGTAAAGATTTCACGGACAAATTGCGCCCCTGTCGCCGCAGCCAGATCGAGCGATTTTTTTGCATCCCAGAGCACGTTGACCCCAAAAGGAATCTTGATGTCGCTCTTTAGTTCCCCGATGATTCTCGCCATCGCCGCTACCGTCTCCGTCTTTACATCGGTCAAATACGGCAGGCTAAATTCATTGGAAAACATCACGGCATCCACACCGCCATCCTGAAGAGCTCGTAAATCCTTTCGCGCCATTTCCACGACGTATTCCATCCCTTTTTCTTTTTGAAAAGAAGGATCACCCGGCAAAGGGAGCAAGTGACACATGGCGATAATCGCTTTTTCCGTTCCGATTACTTCATTTAACCAAGTCATTGATTGACTCCACTCCTCTGATATGTAATAGGTTACCCGCGGCTCAGGTCCAGCCCGTGATCACACGTGAGCAACAGCTTTTCCAGCAAGCAAATGAGCTGCTCGACATCCTGCAAGTCGACTGCCTCTACCGGAGCGTGTGTGTATCGTGCCGGATAGCCGAGATCCACCATCGGGATGCCGTCATTCTCCAGCTGGCTAAAAGAAGCATCCGTCAGAATCCCCATAAATACCGCTTGTTGTAATGGAATCTCCTGTTCTCTCGCGATCTTTTGCAAATGCCTCACCAGCTT
This is a stretch of genomic DNA from Brevibacillus choshinensis. It encodes these proteins:
- a CDS encoding sensor histidine kinase — translated: MSIRIKLLLSYTGMLVISLLMFGLTAGLFTIAATGDIHSIRDFYKVHYQLNPLTEQEESIFLDLKYLAKNTPDELLNKQLLVDYDFKLRTVRAGLYVRRESNQVFESYTFHQPELEQNLPPYDLNNSQIRNTFNIGERFYAYAKFDFLYSDGAKGSVFVIRERSPFAEVTRRLLPILLFILLGVLVIANMLLYRWITKSVIKPLNLLRNSAERIQEGDLQFALNLHSKDEIGQLNEAFENMRKRLHESVQLRLQDEENRKELISNISHDLRTPITNIKGYIEGIRDGVADTPEKMDKYVNIIYAKTVDLDKLVDELFLYSKLDLKQVPFTFESLNIVPFLDDCIEELHYGLQEQGIDLEWENRTDKPIWVLADVEKLKRTVLNIIDNAQKFMDKPEKKIHVSLQPDDRYVTIEIRDNGMGIPPDAIPHLFERFYRAEQSRNSTTGGSGLGLAIAHEIVEGHGGKIWVKSEQGVGTRLFFSLKRTTNPGGYHAHDTNPDH
- a CDS encoding response regulator transcription factor; the protein is MTRILIIEDETTIAQLERDYFELNGFTVDLCHTGDEGLRLALNGEYGLLIIDLQLPGIDGFELCRQIRQAKEVPILIVSAKKEELDKIRAFNLGADDYITKPFSPSELVARAKAHLTRYERLLGKQGQQQKDEIHIRGLVMDKASRRVYVRNQEVIFTTREFNLLEFLASHPNRVFSKNELFERIWGMDSSGDIATVTVHIRKVREKIEIDPSNPQYIETVWGAGYRFTV
- a CDS encoding S-layer homology domain-containing protein, which codes for MKKISNKVAAMVLTAALGTASLPFATMTAHAASSAISSPLTAQEIQGAVSELARLGVMQGYADRSMGAHNQINRAELAKMVVKTFNLEGKAQTPAKLTDIQPNSWAYKYASELVGLGIMQAEDGQFNPTGTVTDAELVQIVSKALNRDTKSVNYWMERFYSGNQTASRGEVAFLLKTAHKAIPSEKAKITSVQSLNAITLIVTFDAPLTAEDEVFAKAKADFVFNDGLTLTNMPRLKTGSMATYIVPTSVQTAGTTYNLTYKGNKAGTFTGNATKLQMNESRQVTNDTFEVEALRSDNVTDYGYVISAYSAGRGENAYVLDQNNRANGTTYQIISSMQARQVTITPAGGQPIVAKYVPFTQSTDGKQEPKFRLPEGQVLTPGVTYTVTSDWATIKNPTFVAEEIAPVEITEAEALSDTSIAITLAEDPGDELFSGRSVELTAENGEKLLATYKYSSRKGAVGIFDLQQNGSLAESTIYTVTPVGEWAGDSQAELTVE
- a CDS encoding ankyrin repeat domain-containing protein; translated protein: MKVETMLGNNEQQQATQAENMEIKKLNQALLKAVQQGEPNTISQLLADGADINATDDTGRTSALIAVHTNQLDVFNLLIKHGANINIRDERLDNPLLYASAAGLLDFVKASIAAGADTTITNRFGGTALIPAADRGHVAIVEELLTHSDVNVDHINRLGWTALLEAVILGDGGEKHQQIVNLLIQHGADVNLADHDRVTPLQHAKNRGYQEMVDALTQAGAK
- the speD gene encoding adenosylmethionine decarboxylase, translating into MTEKHVTLHGFNNLTKSLSFNMYDICYTKTKEEREAYIEYIDEQYNADRLTSILKTVSDIIGAHVLNIAKQDYVPQGASVTFLVSEGPVVEVPTESYEESPGPLPDSVVMQLDKSHITVHTYPEYHPDEEISTFRADIDVSTCGEISPLKALNYLIHSFETDTMTIDYRVRGFTRDIDGNKLFIDHDISSIQNYIPDEVIDLYDMIDVNVYQENIFHTKCKLKQFDLNNYLFGYTKDKLTPEEQRDITERLHNEMDEIYYGKNIIR
- a CDS encoding ABC transporter permease, which encodes MTNPNGSNPEPITPIGSSSFSLKRYLPQDASTIRLCLFMVVVFALMAGISPRTFLSLDSFTSMAFQFPVFGIFALAMMLTMISGGIDLSIVGIANLTSIIAASVMVRLLPAEATAGESLLYILLGVIAALVVGLICGLFNGFAVTRIGIPPILVTLGTMQLFMGLAIILTKGQAIVGLPELYTTIGNGSLWIIPVPLLMFCLCILGTYVLLNKQSYGMKLQMLGANPTASIYSGVNNTRVLLKTYAISGMLAAIAGLVIVAQTNSAKADYGTSYILQAILVAVMGGVDPKGGFGKVSGIVMAVLTLQFLSSGLNALHVGNFFKDFMWGIVLLLVMVINEWSNRRKARRIA
- a CDS encoding ABC transporter permease, which encodes MKKVVQTSEFYVAIVVLALFLVIGSQSSAFFTTTNLFDLIRSGIVPGIFVMCAMLVIISGGIDVSFPAIATFSMFCATKILHSMHYDGPVFVAFFLSGVIGLCLGLINAVFISLFRLPALIVTLGTSSMFSGFLLTFVGSSQISDLPKPLLSFSKEQVFKFTNDSGITVGLPVAVLVTFGVIVLVALLLRYTMMGRGIYALGGDPVSAQRIGFSPVRIQFFIYGFVGLMAGVAGMIHTTMMRNSNPVDLLGTELLIIAAVVLGGTRITGGHGTVLGSLLGLLLVITIQNSLILLGIPSYWQRFVIGALILIGTGVAAYQVKRSIMRRKSIVT
- a CDS encoding sugar ABC transporter ATP-binding protein → MSLIQLSGISKSFAGVQALKDVSIKLDYGEIHCLAGENGCGKSTLIKVMSGVHAPDHGEMLIHGQKRKLLTPIDAINEGIQVIYQDFSIFPNLTVAENIALNTELAQNRKLVNWRRMRQMAKQALEKVNIQLDLDAKVETLSVADKQLIAISRALMHKAKLIIMDEPTTALTQKEVRSLFSVISGLKKEGMTILFVSHKLEEVFEISERITILRNGKNVVSERVQQLDRDKLVFFMTGRQIEESYYEIKEETTVPILQTEDLGLQGCFEHISLQIKAGEIVGLTGLLGSGRTELAESLFGLRPATSGKIFIEGKEQQIRTVQDAIEQRIAYVPEDRLTEGLFLEQSIERNMVISVVDRLSSHWHMIDLAKVKSTVQDWIKSLGIVAHSPALPVKTLSGGNQQRVVLAKWLATNPRLLILNGPTVGVDIGSKEDIHQVIRALAKEGMGVLMISDDLPELKQNCNRVLVMKKGRLVGEMAGKEWSQEEWTRLQEAT
- a CDS encoding autoinducer 2 ABC transporter substrate-binding protein, which translates into the protein MNRQKRSLTLVSLMLAVLLLLLTACSGGGGGTQPQGETGKQASGKKYKIATVVKLTGVAWFDRMNEGIKKFGEETGNETFMQGPQKADAALQVQIIEDLIAQKVDAITVVPFSAEALEPVLKKAKEKGIVVITHEADGFENTDFNIEAFDNLDYGAFLMDSLAKSMGEQGEYMTTVGSLTTKSHMQWEEGAYKRQQEKYPNMKAVARKLETNDDQKTASEKFRETLKAYPNLKGFQGASGNDAAGAALAVEEMGLQGKVNVVGTSVPSVSKQYLESGAMSMIGFWDPADAGYVMNKLAVMVLDGKKADIKEGANLGVKGYESIKVVNGKYLFGSAWVGVGKENMNDYNF
- a CDS encoding BtpA/SgcQ family protein, whose product is MTWLNEVIGTEKAIIAMCHLLPLPGDPSFQKEKGMEYVVEMARKDLRALQDGGVDAVMFSNEFSLPYLTDVKTETVAAMARIIGELKSDIKIPFGVNVLWDAKKSLDLAAATGAQFVREIFTGVYASDFGIWNTNVGETVRHQYRIGAENVKLLFNIVPEAAKYLADRDIENVAKSTVFNNRPDALCVSGLTAGTETDSQILKRVKEAVPETVVLANTGVRMQNLEQQLSIADGAVVGTTFKLDGKFENHVDQVRVRAFMEKVKAFRQG